The following are encoded in a window of Thermoanaerobacter ethanolicus JW 200 genomic DNA:
- a CDS encoding XTP/dITP diphosphatase codes for MKIIIATHNPHKTEEIKNFFKGYPVEIYSMADLGIKEDIEETGNTIEENALIKARFLKEKVDGIVIADDTGLFVEHLNGQPGVYSARFAGENATYEDNNKKLLKLLEGVPYEKRKAYFKTVIAVVEREKETLLEGKLEGHILDHPRGKNGFGYDPVFYVDNLGKSLAELTMEEKNKISHRADALMKLKNYILKRLEEK; via the coding sequence TTGAAAATAATAATAGCAACCCACAATCCTCACAAAACTGAAGAAATAAAAAATTTTTTTAAAGGCTATCCTGTTGAAATTTATTCTATGGCAGACTTGGGTATAAAAGAAGACATAGAAGAGACAGGAAATACGATTGAAGAAAATGCTCTTATCAAGGCTCGCTTTTTAAAAGAAAAGGTTGATGGAATTGTTATAGCTGACGATACAGGATTGTTTGTGGAGCATTTAAATGGACAACCTGGAGTATATTCAGCAAGATTTGCTGGTGAAAATGCTACCTATGAAGATAACAACAAAAAATTATTAAAACTATTAGAGGGTGTTCCTTACGAAAAAAGAAAAGCTTATTTTAAGACAGTAATAGCAGTGGTAGAAAGGGAAAAAGAAACTTTATTAGAAGGCAAATTAGAAGGGCACATTTTAGATCATCCTCGAGGGAAAAATGGTTTTGGATATGACCCAGTTTTTTATGTCGATAATTTAGGAAAGAGTTTGGCAGAACTTACTATGGAAGAAAAAAATAAGATAAGTCATAGAGCTGATGCTCTTATGAAGTTAAAAAATTATATTTTAAAACGTCTGGAGGAAAAATAA
- a CDS encoding N-acetylmuramoyl-L-alanine amidase: protein MKKIALFVAMVVAILASYSIAFAYKNTILVDGKPFYYNVPDITIKVAGQNFDTGKTPPLILKDSTLIPVRVISEKGFGAKVEWDDKTKSVTITKDKTVRLTIGSDVALVDGKEVKLVAPARIIGIGNEGYTYIPFRFLFETFGYKVEWDQKNYQINAASPPKIANITSFTTSYNNGVFSVNITADSPIKYSQGVIEDPGNIRIYVDIENAIWDKGRIDIPINKKSLVNAVIAQNQTQPVPKVRAVIYLTDVVPYNITKSQDSTNLTISFDIGTSYVTGISFAKEGDYDKVIINCDAEQFNTQKVGDNKIVVDISDAILKMPDGSKAGQIPVQGNVITAIRYSQYNNDTVRVVADTTGKADYSVKILDKNIIMLVLKSQPNEMPLIYIDPGHGGSDPGAIGVGGLRESDVVLGIALKLNSLLTKGGFRTTMSRDSDVFIDLVTRSQEANNAGADVFISIHTNAFGTPTPKGTEIWYYPNGYKGDTRDNKTFAQIIHDNLMKEINTVDRGLKEGPNLSVLNKTKMPAILIETAFITNPDDAALLQDDAFQWKVAQGIYNGIVEYFKKLKEGSISATVSNSVYDTNNTNSNP, encoded by the coding sequence GTGAAAAAAATAGCATTATTTGTTGCAATGGTTGTAGCAATTTTAGCCTCATATAGTATAGCTTTTGCATATAAGAACACTATTTTAGTAGATGGAAAGCCTTTTTATTACAATGTTCCAGATATCACAATTAAAGTAGCTGGCCAAAATTTCGACACTGGAAAGACCCCGCCTTTGATTTTAAAAGACAGTACATTAATTCCTGTGAGAGTAATCTCGGAAAAAGGATTCGGAGCTAAAGTAGAGTGGGATGACAAAACTAAATCTGTTACTATAACAAAAGATAAAACTGTTAGACTGACTATTGGAAGTGACGTTGCCTTAGTTGATGGTAAAGAAGTTAAGTTAGTAGCTCCTGCGCGAATAATAGGAATTGGCAACGAAGGATATACATATATTCCTTTTAGGTTTTTGTTTGAAACTTTTGGCTACAAAGTAGAATGGGACCAAAAAAATTACCAAATAAATGCCGCCTCTCCACCTAAAATTGCAAATATAACTAGCTTTACTACAAGTTATAATAACGGCGTATTTTCCGTAAATATCACAGCGGATAGTCCCATAAAGTATAGTCAAGGAGTTATAGAAGATCCAGGGAATATTAGAATTTATGTGGACATAGAAAATGCCATATGGGACAAAGGAAGAATAGATATACCAATTAATAAGAAAAGTCTTGTAAATGCAGTAATTGCACAGAACCAAACACAACCTGTCCCTAAAGTACGGGCAGTGATATATTTAACAGATGTAGTTCCTTACAATATTACCAAATCGCAGGATAGTACCAATTTAACTATTTCATTTGATATTGGTACAAGCTATGTAACAGGAATAAGTTTTGCAAAAGAAGGTGATTATGATAAAGTTATAATCAATTGCGATGCGGAGCAGTTTAATACTCAAAAAGTTGGAGATAATAAGATAGTTGTTGACATATCAGATGCTATTCTTAAAATGCCAGATGGAAGTAAAGCTGGTCAGATACCAGTGCAAGGAAATGTTATAACGGCTATAAGGTATTCACAGTATAACAACGATACAGTGAGAGTGGTGGCAGATACTACTGGGAAAGCGGATTATTCTGTAAAAATACTCGATAAAAACATTATAATGTTGGTCTTGAAGTCTCAGCCGAATGAAATGCCTCTTATTTACATAGATCCTGGCCATGGTGGAAGTGATCCTGGTGCGATAGGAGTAGGTGGTTTAAGAGAATCTGATGTAGTTTTAGGGATTGCTCTTAAGCTAAATAGCCTTCTCACAAAAGGTGGATTTAGAACTACGATGTCTAGAGATTCTGATGTATTTATAGACCTTGTTACTAGGTCACAAGAAGCGAACAATGCGGGAGCTGACGTATTTATAAGTATACACACCAATGCTTTTGGGACTCCAACTCCTAAAGGCACAGAAATATGGTATTATCCAAATGGATACAAGGGAGACACAAGAGACAACAAGACTTTTGCTCAAATCATCCATGACAACTTAATGAAAGAGATAAACACTGTAGACAGAGGGCTTAAAGAAGGGCCTAATTTGTCAGTGTTAAACAAAACAAAAATGCCGGCAATACTTATCGAAACAGCTTTTATAACCAATCCTGATGATGCAGCTTTGCTTCAGGACGATGCCTTCCAATGGAAAGTAGCTCAAGGAATATATAATGGCATTGTAGAATATTTTAAAAAATTAAAAGAGGGATCTATCTCTGCAACTGTTTCTAATTCTGTATATGATACAAATAATACAAATAGCAATCCATAA
- the gatA gene encoding Asp-tRNA(Asn)/Glu-tRNA(Gln) amidotransferase subunit GatA, with amino-acid sequence MELYSLTIHELRELLKKREVSALEVTKSYLERIKEVEPKIDALVTITEDFALQKAKEADEKIKKGEDTALTGIPVIIKDNISTEGIKTTCSSKMLENYIPPYNATVVEKLLEEGVIILGKSNLDEFAMGSSTENSAFKTTKNPWDLSRVPGGSSGGSAAAIAADEAAFALGSDTGGSIRQPASLCGVVGMKPTYGLVSRYGLVAFASSLDQIGPFTKDVTDCAIVLNTIIGHDPKDSTSLKIDKPDYTFYLKEDIKGLRIGVAKEFFGEGIEEGVKETVQESIKVLQDLGAEIIDISIPYVEYALPAYYIIASAEASSNLARYDGIRYGHIAEKYEDLIDMYMVTRSEGFGKEVKRRIMLGTYALSSGYYDAYYKKALKVRTLIKNDFEKAFEKCDVIIGPTSPTVAFKIGERANDPLAMYLADIYTVSVNIAGLPGISIPCGLSDGLPVGLQIIGRHFDEGKILNVAYAFEQANKFNAKPQAIGGAR; translated from the coding sequence ATGGAATTATATAGTTTGACAATTCACGAACTTAGAGAACTTCTCAAAAAGAGAGAAGTCAGCGCTTTGGAAGTGACAAAATCCTATCTTGAAAGAATAAAAGAAGTAGAACCTAAAATAGATGCTCTTGTCACAATTACAGAGGATTTTGCCTTGCAAAAAGCAAAAGAGGCAGATGAGAAAATCAAAAAGGGAGAGGACACGGCCCTTACAGGCATTCCTGTCATAATAAAGGACAACATTTCTACTGAGGGAATAAAAACCACTTGTTCTTCTAAGATGCTAGAAAACTATATTCCTCCCTATAATGCTACAGTAGTGGAAAAATTACTAGAAGAAGGAGTGATAATTTTAGGAAAATCCAATTTAGACGAATTTGCAATGGGGTCTTCTACAGAAAATTCCGCTTTTAAAACTACAAAAAATCCTTGGGACTTATCCCGTGTTCCAGGAGGGTCTTCTGGTGGTTCTGCAGCAGCTATAGCGGCAGACGAGGCGGCTTTTGCTTTGGGTTCAGATACAGGTGGTTCTATAAGACAACCAGCTTCTTTATGCGGTGTAGTAGGGATGAAACCTACTTATGGATTGGTGTCAAGATATGGCCTTGTAGCTTTTGCCTCTTCCCTTGACCAGATTGGGCCCTTTACAAAAGATGTTACAGACTGTGCTATTGTATTAAATACAATTATAGGGCATGACCCAAAAGACTCCACCTCTTTAAAAATAGACAAGCCTGATTACACTTTTTATCTCAAAGAAGATATTAAAGGTTTGAGGATAGGAGTGGCTAAAGAATTTTTTGGCGAGGGAATAGAAGAAGGGGTAAAAGAAACTGTACAAGAATCCATAAAAGTTTTACAGGATTTAGGAGCAGAAATCATAGATATATCTATTCCTTATGTAGAATATGCTCTTCCAGCTTATTATATAATCGCTTCGGCAGAGGCTAGTTCCAACCTTGCAAGGTATGATGGCATAAGATACGGCCATATTGCAGAAAAATATGAAGATTTGATTGACATGTACATGGTTACGAGAAGCGAAGGATTTGGCAAAGAAGTAAAGAGAAGGATAATGCTAGGGACTTATGCTTTAAGCTCTGGCTATTATGATGCTTATTACAAAAAAGCATTAAAGGTCAGAACTCTCATTAAAAATGACTTTGAAAAAGCTTTTGAAAAATGCGATGTAATAATAGGTCCAACAAGTCCTACTGTAGCTTTTAAAATTGGAGAAAGGGCAAACGACCCGTTAGCCATGTATTTAGCGGATATATACACTGTATCGGTTAACATAGCGGGGCTCCCTGGCATATCCATACCTTGTGGTCTTTCAGATGGCTTACCTGTTGGACTTCAGATAATTGGCAGACATTTTGACGAAGGGAAAATATTAAATGTCGCTTATGCCTTTGAACAAGCTAACAAATTTAATGCTAAACCACAGGCCATAGGAGGTGCAAGATAA
- the rph gene encoding ribonuclease PH, with product MNRIDGREFNELRPIKITRNFNKFAEGSVLIEMGNTKVICTASIEDKVPPFQKGTGKGWITSEYGMLPRATETRNPREVTKGRPSGRTMEIQRLIGRSLRSVVDLDVLGEKTIWIDCDVIQADGGTRTASITGSFIALADALNKLVEKGDIPKIPLKGFVAAVSVGIVEGNELLDLSFQEDSNALVDMNVVMTDKGEIVEIQGTGEGGPFTKQNLTDLLSLAEYGIEQIIKIQKEVLSDIVDKIGVDSVENNNSNPQSSQN from the coding sequence ATGAACAGGATTGATGGAAGAGAATTTAATGAACTGAGACCTATAAAAATTACGAGAAATTTTAATAAGTTTGCTGAAGGTTCAGTGCTAATTGAGATGGGAAACACAAAAGTCATTTGCACTGCCTCCATTGAGGATAAGGTACCTCCATTTCAAAAAGGTACAGGTAAGGGTTGGATAACCAGTGAGTATGGTATGTTGCCAAGAGCAACTGAAACAAGGAATCCAAGAGAAGTAACTAAAGGAAGACCTAGTGGAAGGACTATGGAAATACAGCGGCTTATAGGCCGTTCTTTAAGGTCTGTAGTGGATTTGGATGTGTTAGGAGAAAAGACTATATGGATAGATTGCGATGTTATACAAGCAGATGGGGGTACAAGAACAGCTTCTATTACAGGCTCATTTATAGCATTGGCAGATGCACTTAACAAATTGGTAGAAAAAGGTGACATCCCTAAGATTCCTTTGAAAGGTTTTGTTGCGGCTGTAAGTGTAGGAATTGTGGAGGGAAATGAGCTTTTAGATTTATCCTTTCAAGAAGATTCGAATGCATTAGTAGATATGAATGTAGTTATGACAGACAAAGGAGAAATTGTAGAAATACAGGGAACAGGTGAAGGTGGACCATTTACAAAGCAGAATTTGACAGACCTTTTAAGCCTTGCAGAATATGGGATTGAACAGATTATCAAAATTCAAAAAGAAGTTCTTTCAGATATTGTAGATAAAATAGGAGTTGATTCAGTTGAAAATAATAATAGCAACCCACAATCCTCACAAAACTGA
- the gatC gene encoding Asp-tRNA(Asn)/Glu-tRNA(Gln) amidotransferase subunit GatC, with protein sequence MAISRSEVEHVAKLARLKFSQEEIEEFTVQLSKIIDYVNKLNELDTENVEPTAHIVPIHNVFREDEVKPSMDRDKILMNAPYKENGCFKVPKIIE encoded by the coding sequence ATGGCTATTAGCAGGAGCGAAGTTGAGCATGTGGCTAAACTGGCCCGTCTCAAATTTTCGCAAGAGGAAATAGAAGAGTTTACAGTGCAACTGAGCAAAATTATCGACTATGTAAACAAATTAAACGAATTGGACACTGAAAATGTAGAGCCTACAGCTCATATAGTGCCGATCCATAATGTATTTAGAGAAGACGAAGTAAAGCCTTCAATGGACAGAGACAAAATATTGATGAATGCACCTTATAAAGAGAACGGCTGTTTTAAAGTGCCAAAGATTATAGAATGA
- a CDS encoding metallophosphoesterase: MVLAVISDTHGIFALVRKKLRELKGIDYLIHLGDNASDAIQLSQEFGIPLEYVKGNCDFPTKDELEKVIETEGQKILLTHGHRYYVKYEYQTILDRGRELGVNAVFFGHTHIPMISKHEDILLLNPGSPSLPREGAKKTIALVTIDKTGIFPRLVNLEEVSVLKEA; encoded by the coding sequence ATGGTTTTAGCAGTTATTAGCGACACACATGGTATATTTGCGCTGGTTAGGAAAAAATTGCGGGAGCTTAAAGGAATAGATTATCTTATTCATTTAGGAGATAATGCTTCAGATGCTATTCAATTATCTCAAGAGTTTGGGATTCCATTAGAGTATGTTAAAGGGAATTGTGATTTCCCTACAAAAGATGAATTGGAGAAAGTAATTGAAACAGAAGGCCAAAAAATCTTGTTAACTCATGGACACAGATATTATGTTAAATACGAGTATCAAACGATTTTAGATAGAGGAAGAGAATTGGGAGTAAATGCTGTATTTTTTGGCCATACTCATATTCCTATGATTTCAAAACATGAAGATATTTTACTTTTAAATCCAGGCAGTCCTTCTTTGCCAAGAGAAGGTGCAAAAAAAACTATAGCATTAGTGACAATTGATAAGACTGGTATATTCCCAAGATTAGTGAATTTAGAAGAAGTCTCAGTGCTAAAAGAAGCATAG
- the gatB gene encoding Asp-tRNA(Asn)/Glu-tRNA(Gln) amidotransferase subunit GatB produces the protein MKYEAVIGLEVHAELLTESKIFCSCTTKFGGEPNTHVCPVCLGLPGTLPVLNKKVVEYAVRAGLALNCTIANFSKMDRKNYFYPDLPKAYQISQYDLPLCSNGYVEIEVDGQTKKIGIKRIHIEEDAGKLLHENTDGSLVDYNRAGVPLIEIVSEPDMSTPEEAYQYLTKLKSILEYTEVSDCKMQEGSLRVDTNVSVRPVGSTELGTKIELKNLNSFKAVQKALEYEIKRQIKVLEEGGTIVQETRRWNESKGITEPMRTKEEAHDYRYFPEPDLVPIIVTDEWKEEIRKSLPEMPHHKRERFIAEYGLPEYDAKIITSSKKMADFFEKCVLEYDSPKTVSNWLMGEFSRLMNETGKEIDEVPVTPQMLVKLLKLIDNGVISGSIAKTVFEEMFGTGKEPEVIVEEKGLKQIANENELREIIKKVIAENPKSVEDYKNGKEKAMGFLVGQVMKATKGKANPQLTNQILKEELSK, from the coding sequence ATGAAGTACGAAGCAGTGATTGGCTTAGAGGTCCATGCCGAACTTTTGACAGAGAGCAAAATCTTTTGTAGCTGTACTACCAAATTTGGCGGTGAACCTAATACCCACGTATGTCCGGTATGTCTTGGACTTCCCGGCACTTTACCAGTTTTAAATAAAAAAGTTGTAGAATATGCTGTAAGAGCGGGACTTGCTTTAAACTGCACAATTGCAAACTTCAGCAAGATGGACAGAAAAAACTACTTTTATCCTGACTTACCCAAAGCTTATCAAATTTCTCAATATGACCTTCCCTTGTGCAGCAACGGGTATGTAGAAATTGAAGTAGATGGGCAGACAAAGAAAATAGGAATAAAGAGGATACACATTGAAGAAGATGCTGGAAAGTTGCTACATGAAAATACAGATGGTTCTTTAGTAGATTACAACCGTGCAGGAGTGCCTCTCATTGAAATAGTTTCTGAACCAGATATGTCTACACCCGAAGAAGCTTATCAATACTTAACAAAATTAAAGAGCATTTTAGAGTATACCGAAGTTTCTGACTGCAAAATGCAGGAAGGTTCTTTAAGAGTTGATACAAATGTGTCTGTGAGGCCTGTGGGAAGTACTGAATTAGGGACAAAAATAGAGCTTAAAAATTTAAACTCTTTTAAAGCCGTTCAAAAGGCGTTGGAATATGAAATAAAAAGACAGATAAAAGTCTTAGAAGAAGGCGGAACAATAGTACAAGAGACAAGAAGATGGAATGAGTCAAAAGGAATTACTGAGCCTATGAGGACAAAAGAAGAAGCTCATGACTACAGGTATTTCCCTGAACCAGATTTAGTTCCAATAATTGTAACAGATGAGTGGAAAGAAGAGATTAGAAAGTCTTTGCCTGAAATGCCACACCACAAGAGAGAAAGATTTATTGCTGAGTACGGTTTGCCTGAATATGATGCTAAAATTATAACTTCTTCAAAGAAAATGGCCGACTTTTTTGAAAAGTGCGTTCTCGAATATGATTCTCCAAAGACTGTAAGCAATTGGCTTATGGGAGAATTTTCTCGCCTCATGAATGAGACAGGAAAAGAAATAGACGAAGTACCAGTAACACCGCAAATGTTAGTAAAGTTGCTTAAATTAATTGATAACGGTGTGATAAGCGGATCCATTGCTAAAACTGTTTTTGAAGAGATGTTTGGTACAGGGAAAGAGCCAGAGGTAATAGTAGAAGAAAAAGGATTGAAACAGATAGCTAATGAGAATGAATTAAGAGAAATTATCAAAAAAGTCATAGCAGAAAATCCTAAATCAGTAGAGGATTACAAAAACGGCAAAGAGAAAGCAATGGGCTTTTTAGTAGGGCAAGTTATGAAGGCGACAAAAGGAAAAGCAAATCCTCAGCTTACTAATCAAATCTTAAAAGAAGAATTGTCGAAATAA
- a CDS encoding ISL3 family transposase: MQGNYITNFLESEEIIWEGVIENDNRIELHIKMKQKPHICPRCREITSKIHDYRVQRIKDVPLFGKPTVIVLKKRRYVCRHCGKKFYEHIDFLPRYHRMTNRLSIYILQQLKKQQSMKDISEVTGVSITTVMRLLDTIGVEPDYKTLPEVISIDEFKGNSGGRKYHCIIVDPKERKILDILKDRKQENLSEYFKRFKDRNKVKWVIIDMWRPFSDTVKTYFKGAKIAIDKFHFTRYIYWAIENVRKRIQKELPDNKRKYFKRSRKLLLAKYDTLTTEQKEELEVMFWYSDDLRIAYLLKEEFNDKVLKCKNSKEAKIELKRWIQLAKESKIDEFKRCVQVFNRWFEEITNAFDIPYTNSVTEGYNNKIKVLKRLAYGYRNFYRFRKRILYCNA, translated from the coding sequence GTGCAAGGTAATTATATCACAAATTTCCTAGAATCTGAAGAGATAATTTGGGAAGGTGTTATAGAAAATGACAACAGAATAGAACTGCATATTAAGATGAAACAGAAACCACATATTTGTCCAAGATGTAGGGAAATAACATCTAAGATTCATGATTATAGAGTACAAAGGATAAAAGATGTACCGCTATTCGGGAAACCAACAGTGATAGTACTAAAAAAGAGGAGATACGTTTGTCGCCACTGTGGCAAGAAGTTCTATGAACATATAGACTTTCTGCCGCGCTATCATAGAATGACCAACAGATTATCTATTTACATACTACAACAACTAAAAAAACAACAAAGCATGAAAGATATATCTGAAGTTACAGGAGTATCAATTACGACTGTGATGAGACTTTTAGACACAATAGGAGTAGAACCTGATTATAAAACATTACCGGAAGTTATCAGTATAGACGAATTCAAAGGGAACTCTGGAGGCAGGAAATATCATTGCATTATTGTAGACCCAAAAGAAAGAAAAATATTAGATATTTTAAAAGACAGAAAACAAGAGAATTTAAGTGAATATTTCAAAAGATTTAAAGACAGGAATAAAGTAAAGTGGGTTATTATAGACATGTGGAGGCCTTTTTCAGATACAGTAAAAACATATTTCAAAGGAGCTAAAATAGCAATAGACAAATTTCATTTTACAAGGTACATATATTGGGCGATAGAAAATGTAAGAAAGAGAATACAAAAAGAGCTACCAGACAATAAAAGAAAATATTTCAAAAGAAGCCGTAAGCTACTTCTTGCAAAATATGATACTTTAACAACAGAACAAAAAGAAGAATTGGAAGTAATGTTCTGGTACAGTGACGACTTAAGGATAGCATACCTTTTAAAAGAAGAATTTAATGATAAAGTATTAAAATGCAAAAATTCAAAGGAGGCAAAAATAGAATTAAAAAGATGGATACAGTTAGCTAAAGAAAGCAAAATTGATGAATTTAAAAGATGTGTGCAAGTATTTAACCGTTGGTTTGAAGAAATAACAAATGCCTTTGATATACCTTACACTAATTCTGTAACAGAAGGTTACAATAATAAAATTAAAGTACTAAAAAGGCTTGCATATGGCTATAGAAATTTTTATCGATTCAGGAAAAGGATATTATATTGCAATGCTTGA
- the ligA gene encoding NAD-dependent DNA ligase LigA: MDPKERVKELREKINYHNYRYYVLDQPEISDYEYDMLMRELIELEEKYPEFKTPDSPSQRVGGEPLKEFEPFTHVVPMLSLANAFSEGELRDFDRRVREAVGDVEYVVELKIDGLSVELIYENGIFTVGSTRGDGIVGENVTQNLKTIKSIPLRLKDDVSLVVRGEVFMPRTSFEKLNEEREKLGESLFANPRNAAAGSLRQLDPKVTAKRDLDIFIFNLQKIEGRKFKTHIETLEFLKEQGFKVIPIHKKCSNIDEVIKEIEEIRNLRDKLPYDIDGAVVKVNDLEKREILGQTAKDPRWAIAFKYPAERKKTKVLDIIVQVGRTGALTPTAILEPVPISGSVVSRATLHNEDYIKEKDIRIGDTVIVQKAGEIIPEVVEVVKEERTGQEREFVMPDRCPECGALAVRLPGEAIRRCTGLNCPAQLLRGIIHFASKDAMDIEGLGPAIINQLLSKGLIHNIADLYYLKYEDLIQLERMGDKSVKNLLNAIEESKTRDLDRLLFGLGINLIGSKAAQVIAEHFKTMDNIMKAKFEDFTHLPDIGPKMARSIVSFFAEKQNVEIIEKLKNAGVNMKKLSKGKVSNIFEGKTFVLTGALENYTREEATRMIEERGGKVTNSVSKKTDYILVGKDPGSKLKKAQELGIKIIDEKQFEEMLKGENI, translated from the coding sequence ATGGATCCAAAAGAAAGGGTAAAAGAATTAAGAGAAAAAATAAACTATCACAATTACAGATATTATGTTTTGGACCAACCAGAGATTTCAGACTATGAGTACGACATGCTGATGAGAGAACTTATAGAATTAGAAGAAAAATATCCAGAGTTTAAAACTCCAGACTCTCCATCCCAAAGAGTAGGTGGGGAGCCTTTAAAAGAATTTGAGCCTTTTACGCATGTAGTTCCAATGTTAAGTTTGGCTAATGCTTTTTCTGAGGGAGAACTTAGAGACTTTGACAGAAGAGTAAGAGAGGCAGTGGGAGATGTGGAGTACGTAGTAGAATTAAAAATTGACGGCTTATCTGTGGAACTAATTTATGAAAATGGCATATTTACTGTAGGTTCTACAAGAGGAGACGGGATCGTAGGAGAAAATGTCACACAAAATTTAAAGACTATAAAGTCAATTCCTTTAAGGCTTAAGGATGATGTGAGCCTTGTTGTAAGAGGAGAGGTCTTCATGCCCCGCACTTCTTTTGAAAAATTAAATGAGGAGAGAGAAAAATTAGGGGAAAGCCTTTTTGCAAATCCCAGAAATGCTGCAGCAGGTTCTTTAAGGCAATTAGATCCTAAAGTGACGGCGAAAAGAGATTTAGACATTTTTATTTTTAACCTTCAGAAGATTGAAGGTAGAAAATTTAAAACTCACATAGAGACATTAGAATTTTTGAAAGAACAAGGATTTAAAGTAATACCAATTCATAAAAAATGTAGCAATATAGATGAAGTAATAAAAGAAATAGAAGAGATAAGAAACTTACGAGATAAGCTGCCTTACGACATTGATGGAGCAGTTGTAAAAGTAAATGACCTTGAAAAGAGAGAAATTTTAGGACAGACTGCAAAAGACCCCAGGTGGGCTATTGCTTTTAAATATCCTGCAGAGAGGAAAAAAACAAAAGTTTTGGACATAATAGTTCAAGTAGGAAGGACTGGAGCTTTGACTCCTACAGCTATATTGGAGCCAGTGCCTATCTCAGGTTCTGTTGTAAGCCGAGCGACCCTTCACAATGAGGACTACATAAAAGAGAAAGACATAAGGATAGGAGATACAGTAATAGTTCAAAAAGCGGGAGAAATCATTCCTGAAGTAGTAGAAGTGGTAAAAGAAGAGAGGACTGGACAAGAAAGAGAGTTTGTAATGCCAGATAGATGCCCTGAATGCGGTGCTTTAGCTGTGAGGCTTCCGGGGGAGGCTATAAGGCGTTGCACAGGTCTAAATTGTCCTGCACAGCTTCTAAGAGGCATTATCCACTTTGCTTCAAAAGATGCAATGGATATAGAAGGATTGGGGCCAGCTATAATAAATCAGCTTTTGTCAAAAGGTCTAATTCACAACATAGCAGATTTGTATTATCTTAAATACGAAGATTTAATACAATTAGAAAGAATGGGAGACAAATCTGTTAAAAATTTATTAAATGCTATTGAAGAAAGCAAAACAAGGGATTTAGATAGATTGCTCTTTGGCTTGGGTATAAACTTAATAGGCAGTAAAGCTGCCCAAGTGATTGCTGAGCATTTTAAGACAATGGACAATATCATGAAGGCAAAATTTGAAGACTTTACACATTTGCCTGACATAGGACCTAAGATGGCAAGAAGCATAGTTTCCTTTTTTGCAGAAAAACAAAATGTAGAGATAATTGAAAAACTTAAAAATGCTGGAGTAAACATGAAAAAACTTTCAAAAGGAAAAGTAAGCAACATATTTGAAGGGAAAACTTTTGTTTTGACAGGAGCGTTGGAAAATTACACGAGAGAAGAAGCTACCAGAATGATTGAAGAAAGAGGTGGAAAAGTTACAAATTCAGTAAGTAAAAAAACAGATTATATATTAGTAGGTAAAGATCCTGGTTCTAAACTTAAAAAAGCCCAAGAATTAGGAATAAAGATAATTGATGAAAAACAATTTGAAGAAATGCTAAAAGGTGAAAATATTTAA